The following proteins are co-located in the Deinococcus aerius genome:
- a CDS encoding YbaN family protein, which yields MSGPPSPVVRPLWVALGFVLTGLGFVGLILPGFPGTVWFVLAAACFARGNPKWEAWLLSRPVVGELVRDYREGRGMPLRAKWIACTCIVVAVSFSLPRIPVLVGQVVWVLLGLAGVLCITLRVPTRRP from the coding sequence ATGAGTGGCCCACCCTCTCCCGTCGTCCGGCCCCTGTGGGTGGCGCTGGGCTTCGTGCTCACCGGCCTGGGGTTCGTGGGCCTGATCCTCCCGGGCTTTCCGGGAACGGTGTGGTTCGTGCTGGCGGCGGCCTGTTTCGCCCGGGGCAACCCGAAGTGGGAGGCCTGGCTGCTCTCGCGCCCCGTGGTGGGCGAACTCGTGCGCGACTACCGCGAGGGGCGCGGAATGCCGCTGCGGGCGAAGTGGATCGCCTGCACCTGCATCGTGGTGGCCGTGAGCTTCAGCCTGCCGCGCATTCCCGTGCTCGTGGGCCAGGTGGTGTGGGTGCTGCTGGGGCTGGCGGGCGTCCTGTGCATCACCCTGCGCGTGCCCACCCGCCGCCCGTAG
- a CDS encoding PAS domain-containing sensor histidine kinase, with product MPDPTVPPAPSLPGDPPPQALLDALKSHVAIVDRRGVIVGVNQSWRAFAELNGGDPAASGVGSNYLEAAAPHSTMQAGLRAVLDGERSEFELTYPCHAPGEHRWFRVRVTPLRGAGEVTHAFVEHLNVTPEARGREELRRTRLELGTRVADRTAALERRTRDLADRTGALEAFARFTEIAARTTDSRELVRHAAEVLRATLGAVAVGYYEQGAAGWQARHLSPGLPAGVEAYLTGDFPAQLPGEHPGGEAVFREAGGTDPLGATARLPLTLRRPGDALLVMVSLAQGTWPEGARAVFRAVGRSFALALERAEQARHLAEQGARLAELNAELTAYTAGLSRDLRDPARRIAGFAGLLEARLPEGDPTVRRHLGIIRAETERLQALVEDLAQLRPLQERHLNPLPLALAPLVVQVRSDLGHVTRGRRISWTVGTLPTVHADHLLLRQVLTHLLHNALKFTAGRDPARIEVGGEERGDGTLVWVRDNGVGFDPAQVGRLFQVFTRLHGDEYEGSGVGLANVRRIVHRHGGQVWAEGEPGVGAAFFFTLPRPGAPS from the coding sequence GTGCCTGACCCCACCGTGCCCCCTGCCCCCTCCCTGCCGGGCGACCCGCCGCCGCAGGCCCTGCTCGACGCCCTGAAAAGCCACGTCGCCATCGTGGACCGGCGGGGGGTGATCGTGGGCGTGAACCAGTCGTGGCGCGCGTTTGCCGAACTCAACGGGGGGGACCCGGCCGCCAGCGGGGTGGGCAGCAATTACCTGGAAGCGGCGGCCCCGCACTCCACCATGCAGGCGGGGCTGCGGGCGGTGCTGGACGGCGAACGGTCCGAGTTCGAGCTGACCTACCCCTGCCACGCGCCGGGCGAGCACCGCTGGTTCCGGGTGCGGGTCACGCCGCTGCGCGGGGCCGGCGAGGTCACGCACGCCTTCGTCGAGCACCTCAACGTCACGCCGGAGGCCCGGGGCCGGGAGGAGTTGCGCCGCACCCGCCTCGAACTCGGGACTCGGGTGGCCGACCGCACCGCCGCGCTGGAGCGCCGCACCCGGGACCTCGCCGACCGGACCGGGGCGCTGGAGGCCTTCGCGCGGTTCACCGAGATCGCCGCCCGCACCACCGACTCCCGGGAGCTGGTTCGCCACGCCGCCGAGGTCCTGCGGGCCACCCTGGGGGCCGTGGCGGTCGGCTACTACGAGCAGGGCGCGGCGGGATGGCAGGCCCGCCACCTGTCCCCGGGGCTGCCCGCCGGGGTGGAGGCGTACCTGACGGGCGACTTCCCCGCACAGCTTCCGGGTGAGCACCCCGGCGGGGAGGCCGTCTTCCGGGAGGCCGGGGGCACGGACCCTCTCGGCGCGACGGCCCGGCTGCCGCTCACCCTGCGCCGCCCGGGCGACGCGCTGCTGGTCATGGTCAGCCTCGCGCAGGGCACCTGGCCCGAGGGGGCCCGCGCCGTCTTCCGGGCGGTGGGGCGCAGCTTCGCCCTCGCGCTGGAGCGGGCGGAGCAGGCCCGTCACCTCGCCGAGCAGGGGGCGCGGCTGGCCGAGCTGAACGCGGAACTCACCGCGTACACGGCGGGGCTGTCCCGCGACCTGCGCGACCCCGCCCGCCGCATCGCGGGCTTCGCGGGCTTGCTCGAGGCCCGGCTGCCGGAGGGCGACCCGACCGTGCGGCGCCACCTGGGCATCATCCGGGCGGAGACGGAACGGCTTCAGGCGCTCGTGGAGGACCTGGCGCAGCTCCGGCCCCTCCAGGAGCGGCACCTGAACCCCCTGCCGCTCGCCCTGGCGCCCCTGGTCGTGCAGGTTCGCAGCGACCTGGGGCACGTCACGCGGGGGCGGCGCATCTCGTGGACCGTCGGGACACTGCCCACCGTCCATGCCGACCACCTGCTGCTGCGCCAGGTCCTCACCCACCTGCTGCACAACGCGCTGAAGTTCACCGCGGGGCGCGACCCCGCCCGCATCGAGGTGGGCGGCGAGGAGCGGGGGGACGGCACCCTGGTCTGGGTCCGGGACAACGGGGTGGGCTTCGACCCCGCGCAGGTCGGGCGCCTCTTTCAGGTGTTCACCCGGCTGCACGGCGACGAGTACGAGGGGAGCGGGGTGGGCCTCGCCAATGTCCGGCGCATCGTCCACCGCCACGGCGGGCAGGTCTGGGCCGAGGGGGAACCCGGGGTGGGGGCCGCGTTCTTCTTCACGCTGCCCCGGCCCGGCGCGCCCTCCTGA
- a CDS encoding NADH-quinone oxidoreductase subunit I has product MLEGVLNRLGEYGNPVPRYTAPRCLLERQAVGGCDACHATCPHGAITVGPLGRSIEIDPGACTGCGLCVQVCPSGALEYDLTAPLQSVRDAGNAGEGEATLTCSQSGAGGPTLPCLGRVTPAVVAASGAWGIPLTLLHGECGACPVGAPDVPERLNRVVEEAQTLRAATGRPAQVTVRAATPEDRDRAVRVSRRGAFASLLRAGRQQVAQAIPERPLPFVDWSQPRERTPEEWRWRARSLVPAPAPDTGVHWPAPLVDDSCIDCPVCSNVCPTQAITRDLKPEGGVQLLLDLSACTGCMACLHSCPPGAIHAQEEWLPAAFGPPILLRDSDSAM; this is encoded by the coding sequence ATGTTGGAAGGCGTTCTGAACCGGCTGGGCGAGTACGGCAACCCGGTGCCGCGCTACACGGCTCCGCGTTGTCTGCTGGAGCGTCAGGCGGTCGGGGGCTGCGACGCCTGCCACGCCACCTGCCCGCACGGGGCGATCACGGTCGGTCCCCTGGGGCGGAGCATCGAGATCGACCCGGGGGCCTGCACGGGCTGCGGCCTGTGCGTGCAGGTCTGCCCCAGCGGAGCGCTGGAATACGACCTCACCGCGCCCCTCCAGAGCGTGCGCGACGCCGGGAATGCCGGGGAGGGAGAGGCCACCCTCACCTGCTCGCAGAGCGGGGCGGGCGGCCCGACGCTGCCCTGCCTGGGCCGGGTGACGCCCGCCGTGGTCGCCGCCTCCGGGGCCTGGGGTATTCCCCTCACCCTGTTGCATGGCGAGTGCGGAGCGTGCCCGGTCGGCGCCCCCGACGTGCCCGAACGCCTGAACCGCGTCGTGGAGGAGGCGCAGACCCTGCGGGCGGCGACGGGGCGGCCTGCCCAGGTGACGGTGCGGGCGGCCACGCCGGAGGACCGGGACCGGGCGGTGCGGGTCTCCCGCCGGGGGGCCTTCGCCAGCCTGCTGCGGGCGGGGCGGCAACAGGTCGCCCAGGCCATCCCCGAGCGGCCCCTGCCCTTCGTGGACTGGAGCCAGCCCCGGGAGCGCACGCCCGAGGAGTGGCGCTGGCGAGCGCGCTCGCTCGTGCCCGCCCCGGCGCCGGACACGGGTGTCCACTGGCCCGCGCCCCTGGTGGACGACTCGTGCATCGACTGCCCGGTGTGTTCGAACGTCTGCCCCACCCAGGCGATCACCCGCGACCTCAAGCCCGAGGGGGGCGTGCAACTCCTGCTCGACCTCTCGGCCTGCACGGGCTGCATGGCCTGCCTGCACTCGTGCCCGCCGGGGGCCATCCACGCGCAGGAGGAGTGGCTTCCCGCCGCCTTCGGGCCGCCCATCCTGCTGCGCGACAGCGACTCGGCGATGTAG